From a single Micromonospora sp. WMMD1102 genomic region:
- the ppdK gene encoding pyruvate, phosphate dikinase, translating into MPKYVFDFIEGGKDLAELLGGKGANLAEMTRLGLPVPPGFTVSTEACRGYLATGTVPAGLFDQVNRHLRLVEDRFGKVFGDPRDPLLLSVRSGGKYSMPGMMETILDIGLTDASVPGLAACSGDPRAAWDSYRRLIAMFGRTVRGVPAEAFERELAAHRSHAGVANDAELTEADLRHLVDVYKKVFHDHTGRDFPQAPHEQLYQAIEAVFASWNTERAVLYRRQEHIPHDLGTAVNVMAMVFGNLGPDSGTGVAFTRDPATGATGVYGDYLANAQGEDVVAGIRTPVPLEELERLDARSFAQLTSIMAMLERHYRDLCDIEFTIERGKLWMLQTRVGKRTPAAAFTIAAQLVDEGVIELDEALLRVTGAQLDQLMFPRFDRTAAPKPLAVGIPASPGAASGRVVFDAVRAAQWAATGERVILVRRETNPDDLPGMIAAQGILTSRGGKTSHAAVVARGMGRTCVCGAEALDVDATGRRFSVAGTVVSEGDVVSIDGTTGEVFPGELPVRPSPVARYLQGDVPAAGTDALLDAVHRLVTHADRVRRLGVQANADTGVDAGRARRFGAEGIGLCRTEHMFLGERRALVERLILADGDGERAAALAALLPSQRADFVQIFEAMDGLPVTVRLLDPPLHEFLPPLAELTARVARAEALGRDPGRDGALLAAVRRMHEQNPMLGLRGVRLGLVIPGLFAMQVRAIAQAAADCAARGLSPRPEIMVPLVATAPELAAVRAEAEQILAETDGLPPVPIGTMIEVPRAALTAGEIAGVAEFFSFGTNDLTQLGWGFSRDDVEGEFFPRYLGMGIFGVSPFESIDTSGVGRLVRIATEEGRAARPDLRIGVCGEHGGEPDSIHFFHDAGLDYVSCSPFRVPVARLEAGRAAVAARTSTTSDSR; encoded by the coding sequence ATGCCCAAGTACGTGTTCGACTTCATCGAGGGCGGCAAGGACCTGGCGGAGCTGCTCGGCGGCAAGGGCGCGAACCTGGCCGAGATGACCCGGCTGGGGCTGCCGGTGCCGCCCGGGTTCACGGTCAGCACCGAGGCGTGCCGCGGCTACCTGGCCACCGGCACCGTCCCGGCAGGACTGTTCGACCAGGTGAACCGGCATCTGCGACTGGTCGAGGACCGGTTCGGCAAGGTGTTCGGCGATCCCCGGGACCCGCTGCTGCTCTCGGTGCGGTCCGGCGGAAAATACTCCATGCCCGGGATGATGGAGACGATTCTCGACATCGGACTGACCGACGCGAGCGTACCGGGGCTGGCGGCGTGTTCCGGCGATCCCCGGGCGGCCTGGGACTCGTACCGGCGGCTGATCGCGATGTTCGGCCGGACCGTGCGGGGCGTGCCGGCCGAGGCGTTCGAGCGGGAGTTGGCGGCGCACCGGTCACACGCCGGGGTCGCCAACGACGCCGAGCTGACCGAGGCGGACCTGCGGCACCTGGTCGACGTCTACAAGAAGGTCTTCCACGACCACACCGGCCGGGACTTCCCGCAGGCGCCGCACGAGCAGCTCTACCAGGCCATCGAGGCGGTCTTCGCGTCCTGGAACACCGAGCGGGCCGTGCTGTACCGGCGGCAGGAGCACATCCCGCACGACCTCGGTACCGCCGTGAACGTGATGGCGATGGTCTTCGGCAACCTCGGCCCCGACTCCGGTACGGGGGTGGCCTTCACCCGCGACCCGGCCACCGGCGCCACTGGCGTGTACGGCGACTACCTGGCCAACGCGCAGGGCGAGGACGTGGTCGCCGGCATCCGGACCCCGGTGCCGCTGGAGGAGTTGGAGCGGCTCGACGCGCGCAGCTTCGCCCAGTTGACCTCGATCATGGCGATGCTGGAGCGGCACTACCGGGACCTGTGCGACATCGAGTTCACGATCGAGCGCGGGAAACTGTGGATGTTGCAGACCCGGGTCGGCAAGCGCACCCCGGCGGCGGCGTTCACCATCGCCGCCCAACTGGTCGACGAGGGTGTGATCGAGCTGGACGAGGCGCTGCTCCGGGTCACCGGTGCGCAACTCGACCAGCTCATGTTCCCGCGCTTCGACCGTACGGCGGCGCCTAAGCCGCTCGCGGTCGGCATACCGGCCTCGCCCGGCGCGGCCAGCGGACGGGTGGTCTTCGACGCGGTCCGGGCGGCACAGTGGGCGGCTACCGGCGAGCGGGTGATCCTGGTACGCCGGGAGACGAACCCGGACGACCTGCCCGGCATGATCGCCGCACAGGGCATCCTCACCTCCCGGGGCGGCAAGACGTCGCACGCCGCCGTGGTGGCGCGCGGCATGGGGCGGACCTGCGTGTGCGGGGCGGAGGCGCTGGACGTCGACGCGACCGGCAGGCGGTTCAGCGTGGCCGGGACGGTGGTGTCCGAGGGAGACGTCGTCTCGATCGACGGCACGACCGGGGAGGTCTTCCCGGGTGAGCTGCCGGTGCGTCCCTCGCCCGTCGCCAGGTACCTCCAGGGCGATGTGCCGGCAGCCGGGACGGACGCGCTGCTGGACGCCGTACACCGGTTGGTGACGCACGCCGACCGGGTGCGGCGGCTGGGGGTCCAGGCGAACGCCGACACCGGTGTGGACGCGGGCCGGGCCCGGCGGTTCGGTGCCGAAGGGATCGGGCTGTGCCGCACCGAGCACATGTTCCTCGGCGAGCGCCGGGCCCTGGTCGAGCGGCTCATCCTGGCCGACGGCGACGGTGAGCGGGCGGCAGCGCTGGCCGCCCTGCTGCCGTCGCAGCGCGCTGACTTCGTGCAGATCTTCGAGGCGATGGACGGCCTGCCGGTGACGGTACGGCTGCTGGACCCGCCGTTGCACGAGTTCCTGCCGCCGCTGGCCGAGCTGACCGCCCGGGTGGCCCGGGCCGAGGCGCTGGGCCGGGATCCGGGCCGGGACGGCGCGCTGCTGGCCGCGGTACGCCGGATGCACGAGCAGAACCCGATGCTGGGCCTGCGCGGGGTGCGGCTCGGCCTGGTGATCCCCGGGCTCTTCGCCATGCAGGTCCGGGCGATCGCGCAGGCCGCCGCCGACTGCGCGGCGCGCGGGTTGTCGCCACGCCCCGAGATCATGGTGCCGCTGGTCGCGACCGCGCCGGAACTGGCTGCGGTACGCGCCGAGGCGGAGCAGATCCTCGCCGAGACCGACGGGCTGCCCCCGGTGCCGATCGGCACGATGATCGAGGTACCCCGGGCGGCGTTGACCGCCGGTGAGATCGCCGGGGTGGCGGAGTTCTTCTCGTTCGGCACCAACGACCTGACCCAGCTCGGTTGGGGCTTCTCCCGGGACGACGTGGAGGGCGAGTTCTTCCCCCGCTACCTGGGGATGGGCATCTTCGGCGTCTCCCCGTTCGAGTCGATCGACACCTCGGGGGTGGGGCGGCTGGTGCGGATCGCCACCGAGGAGGGCCGGGCGGCCCGCCCCGACCTGAGGATCGGGGTCTGCGGCGAGCACGGCGGCGAGCCGGACTCGATCCACTTCTTCCACGACGCCGGCCTGGACTACGTCTCCTGCTCGCCGTTCCGGGTCCCGGTCGCCCGGCTGGAGGCCGGCCGCGCCGCGGTCGCCGCCCGGACGTCGACCACCTCTGACAGCCGTTAG
- a CDS encoding carboxyl transferase domain-containing protein codes for MFSRIAIVNRGEAAMRLIHAVRELAAETGRRIETVALYTEVDRTATFVREADIAYDLGPAAARPYLDMAALERALLRTGADAAWVGWGFVAEDPAFAELCEKIGVTFVGPSPDAMRQLGDKIGAKLLAEEVGVPVAPWSRGAVETLDAALVAAAEIGYPLMLKATAGGGGRGIRVITNDAELADAFERTRQEAARAFGSGVVFLERLVTGARHVEVQVIADGQGTAWALGVRDCSVQRRNQKVIEESASPVLAPEQAAELKASAERLAVAVGYRGAATVEFLYHPGDRLFAFLEVNTRLQVEHPITEATTGFDLVKAQLQVASGGRLEGRPPVERGHAVEARLNAEDPDRDFAPSPGRIARLDLPAGPGIRVDTGVSEGDTIPADFDSMIAKVIAYGRDRAEALGRLRRAMAETTVVIEGGATNKSFVLDLLDQPEVIDASADTGWIDRVRGEGRLVAHRHSAVALAAAAIETYEEEERAERRRLLATAAGGRPQVQHASGRPLDLKLRGAGYRLRVARVGPHRFRVGIESGGGIRTADVELDRFDRHSGQIVVNGNRYRLLTGTHGPTHLVEVAGVTHRVSRDEGGVLRSPMPALVVATPLRVGAEVEAGAPVLVLEAMKMETVLRAPFKARLKECTVSVGSQVQAGAPLLRLEPLGDGTDDGPAAASVKLDLPAAPDEAPADQRVRRGQEDLRGLLLGFDVDPHDDRRVLDDYLATRRTAIEAGHRPLVAELDLVDVFANLAELSRNRPGGEDGGGEAHVHSAREYFHTYLQSLDVERAGLPDAFQAKLARALGHYGVTELDRSPELEAAVFRIFLAQQRAAADAAVVVAALLRDWLREPPPDESLREPAGLALERLIAATQVRFPVVADLARGVVFGWFAQPLLRRNRARVYARVRAHLRHLDARPDAPDRAERIAEMVRSTEPLVRLLGQRLVRDHLDNAVMLEVLTRRYYGNKGLTGVATRQAAGCTFVVAQRADSRLVSAAVRFDALGGALRGLAELAGGGDAVDADVYLGWENQPEDFDEMANALLEVVNAHPLPAQVRRLTTTVAGRGGAVMHHHFTFRPVSTETTDGQPAGTGDGQRAGMAEERLIRGLHPYIAQRMQIERLREFDLTRLPSADEEVYLFQGVARENPSDQRLVAFAQVRDLTELREQDGRLVALPTTEDTVAACLDSIRRAQSRRPSKTRFNTNRIVIYVWPPVGLTREEMEMIAGRVRPTTAGAGLEEILFIARQRDPATGALTKVGVRISFDVTGGAELTIGEPPTEPVEPLDDYRLKVLRASSRNTVYPYELTGLLGDFVEHDLDDDHTLVPVDRPKGHNRAAIVAGLVSTPTARHPQGVTRVVLLGDPTKSLGALSEPECRRVIAALDLAQRLGVPLEWYALSAGARISMTSGTENMDWVAAALKRIVEFTQAGGEINIVVAGINVGAQPYWNAEATMLMHTRGILVMTPESAMVLTGKQALDFSGGVSAEDNFGIGGYDRVMGPNGQAQYWAPDLAAARDLLMAHYDHTYLAPGEATPRRAASTDPVDRDIRDFPHAVPGSDFNTVGEIFSAEANPDRKKPFDIRTVMRALADQDHPVLERWAGMADAETAVVQDVYLGGIPVCLLGIESRTVPRRGFPPTDGPDSYTAGTLFPASSKKAARAINAASGNRPLVVLANLSGFDGSPESMRKLQLEYGAEIGRAVVNFRGPIVFCVISRYHGGAFVVFSKTLNPGMTVLALEGSFASVLGGAPAAAAVFAGDVDARTAADPRVRDLEARVASASGADRAALTAELDELRLTVRAEKLGEVATEFDRVHNIQRAVEVGSVDAVVRAAELRPRVIEAIEAHLRRPAGAGQRTDDSAAPAPVG; via the coding sequence GTGTTCAGCCGTATCGCCATCGTCAACCGTGGTGAGGCCGCGATGCGGCTCATCCACGCGGTCCGGGAGCTGGCTGCGGAGACCGGGAGGCGGATCGAGACCGTCGCCCTCTACACCGAAGTCGACCGTACCGCCACGTTCGTGCGGGAAGCGGACATCGCGTACGATCTCGGTCCGGCCGCCGCCCGCCCGTACCTGGACATGGCGGCGCTGGAGCGCGCGCTGCTGCGGACCGGCGCCGACGCCGCCTGGGTCGGCTGGGGCTTCGTCGCCGAGGACCCGGCCTTCGCGGAACTCTGCGAGAAGATCGGGGTCACCTTCGTCGGGCCGAGCCCGGACGCCATGCGCCAACTCGGCGACAAGATCGGCGCGAAGCTCCTCGCCGAGGAGGTCGGGGTGCCGGTCGCGCCGTGGAGCCGGGGCGCGGTCGAGACCCTGGACGCCGCGCTGGTGGCGGCGGCCGAGATCGGTTATCCGCTGATGTTGAAGGCGACCGCCGGTGGCGGTGGACGCGGCATCCGGGTGATCACCAACGACGCCGAACTCGCCGACGCCTTCGAGCGGACCCGCCAGGAGGCGGCACGGGCCTTCGGCAGCGGTGTCGTCTTCCTGGAACGCCTGGTCACCGGCGCCCGGCACGTCGAGGTCCAGGTGATCGCCGACGGTCAGGGCACCGCCTGGGCGCTCGGCGTCCGGGACTGTTCGGTGCAGCGGCGCAACCAGAAGGTGATCGAGGAGTCGGCGTCGCCGGTGCTCGCTCCGGAGCAGGCGGCCGAGCTGAAGGCGTCGGCCGAGCGGCTCGCCGTCGCGGTCGGTTACCGGGGTGCGGCGACAGTCGAGTTCCTCTACCACCCCGGCGACCGGCTGTTCGCGTTCCTGGAGGTGAACACGCGGCTTCAGGTCGAGCATCCGATCACCGAGGCCACCACCGGGTTCGACCTGGTCAAGGCACAGTTGCAGGTGGCCTCGGGTGGCCGGCTGGAGGGCCGGCCACCGGTGGAGCGCGGGCACGCCGTCGAGGCCCGGCTCAACGCCGAGGACCCGGACCGCGACTTCGCGCCCTCCCCCGGCCGGATCGCCAGGCTGGACCTGCCGGCCGGGCCGGGCATCCGGGTGGACACCGGCGTCAGCGAGGGTGACACCATCCCCGCCGACTTCGACTCGATGATCGCCAAGGTCATCGCCTACGGCCGGGACCGTGCCGAGGCACTCGGCAGGCTGCGCCGGGCGATGGCCGAGACCACTGTGGTGATCGAGGGCGGCGCGACGAACAAGAGCTTCGTGCTCGACCTGCTCGACCAGCCCGAGGTCATCGACGCCAGCGCGGACACCGGCTGGATCGACCGGGTCCGCGGCGAGGGCCGGCTGGTCGCGCACCGGCACTCCGCCGTCGCGCTGGCGGCGGCGGCGATCGAGACGTACGAGGAGGAGGAGCGCGCCGAACGACGGCGGCTGCTGGCCACGGCGGCCGGCGGGCGCCCACAGGTGCAGCACGCCAGCGGCCGGCCACTGGACCTCAAGTTGCGCGGGGCCGGCTACCGGCTGCGGGTGGCCCGGGTCGGGCCGCACCGGTTCCGGGTCGGCATCGAGTCCGGCGGCGGGATCCGCACCGCCGACGTCGAACTCGACCGCTTCGACCGGCACAGCGGGCAGATCGTCGTCAACGGCAACCGGTACCGGCTGCTCACCGGCACGCACGGACCGACCCACCTGGTCGAGGTGGCCGGGGTGACGCACCGGGTCAGTCGGGACGAGGGCGGCGTGCTCCGCTCCCCCATGCCCGCGCTGGTGGTCGCCACCCCGCTGCGGGTCGGTGCCGAGGTCGAGGCCGGCGCGCCGGTGCTGGTGCTGGAGGCCATGAAGATGGAGACGGTGCTGCGGGCGCCGTTCAAGGCACGGCTGAAGGAGTGCACCGTCTCGGTCGGCAGCCAGGTGCAGGCCGGCGCCCCGCTGCTGCGGCTGGAGCCGCTCGGCGACGGCACCGACGACGGCCCGGCCGCCGCCTCCGTCAAGCTGGACCTGCCGGCCGCCCCCGACGAGGCTCCGGCGGACCAGCGCGTCCGGCGCGGCCAGGAGGACCTGCGCGGCCTGCTGCTCGGCTTCGACGTCGACCCGCACGACGACCGCCGGGTGCTCGACGACTACCTCGCCACCCGGCGGACGGCCATCGAGGCCGGCCACCGGCCGCTGGTCGCCGAACTCGACCTCGTCGACGTCTTCGCCAACCTCGCCGAGCTGAGCCGCAACCGGCCCGGCGGCGAGGACGGCGGCGGCGAGGCGCACGTGCACAGCGCCCGCGAGTACTTCCACACCTACCTACAGAGCCTCGACGTCGAGCGGGCCGGGCTGCCGGACGCGTTCCAGGCCAAGCTCGCCCGGGCGCTCGGGCACTACGGCGTCACCGAACTGGACCGGTCGCCGGAACTCGAGGCGGCGGTGTTCCGGATCTTCCTCGCCCAGCAGCGCGCCGCCGCCGACGCCGCCGTCGTCGTCGCTGCGCTGCTGCGCGACTGGCTGCGGGAGCCGCCGCCGGACGAGAGCCTGCGCGAGCCGGCCGGTCTCGCCCTGGAGCGGCTGATCGCCGCGACACAGGTCCGCTTCCCGGTGGTCGCCGACCTCGCCCGGGGCGTGGTCTTCGGCTGGTTCGCCCAGCCGCTGCTGCGGCGCAACCGCGCCCGCGTCTACGCCCGGGTCCGCGCCCACCTGCGGCACCTGGACGCCCGGCCGGACGCACCGGACCGCGCCGAGCGGATCGCCGAGATGGTACGCAGCACCGAGCCGCTGGTCCGGCTGCTCGGCCAGCGACTCGTCCGCGACCACCTCGACAACGCGGTGATGCTGGAGGTGCTCACCCGGCGGTACTACGGCAACAAGGGGCTGACCGGCGTGGCGACCCGGCAGGCCGCGGGCTGCACCTTCGTGGTCGCGCAGCGCGCCGACTCCCGCCTCGTCTCCGCCGCCGTACGCTTCGACGCGCTGGGCGGCGCCCTGCGCGGCCTAGCCGAGCTGGCCGGTGGCGGGGACGCCGTCGACGCCGACGTCTACCTCGGCTGGGAGAACCAGCCGGAGGACTTCGACGAGATGGCGAACGCGCTGCTGGAGGTGGTGAACGCGCATCCGCTGCCGGCGCAGGTCCGCCGGCTCACCACCACCGTCGCGGGTCGCGGCGGTGCGGTGATGCACCATCACTTCACGTTCCGACCCGTCAGCACGGAGACGACGGACGGGCAACCGGCCGGGACGGGCGACGGGCAGCGGGCTGGGATGGCCGAGGAGCGGCTGATCCGGGGGCTGCACCCGTACATCGCGCAGCGGATGCAGATCGAGCGGCTGCGCGAGTTCGACCTGACCCGGCTGCCGTCGGCGGACGAGGAGGTCTACCTCTTCCAGGGAGTGGCCCGGGAGAACCCGTCCGACCAGCGCCTGGTCGCCTTCGCACAGGTGCGCGACCTGACCGAGCTGCGCGAGCAGGACGGCCGGCTGGTGGCGCTGCCGACCACCGAGGACACCGTCGCCGCCTGCCTCGACTCGATCCGCCGGGCCCAGTCGCGCCGGCCGTCGAAGACCCGCTTCAACACCAACCGGATCGTGATCTACGTCTGGCCGCCGGTCGGCCTCACCCGGGAGGAGATGGAGATGATCGCCGGGCGGGTACGCCCGACGACCGCCGGAGCCGGGCTGGAGGAGATCCTCTTCATCGCCCGCCAGCGCGACCCCGCGACCGGCGCACTGACGAAGGTCGGCGTACGGATCTCCTTCGACGTGACCGGCGGTGCCGAGCTGACCATCGGCGAGCCGCCGACCGAGCCGGTCGAGCCGCTCGACGACTACCGGCTGAAGGTGCTCCGGGCGAGCAGCCGCAACACGGTGTACCCGTACGAGCTGACCGGGCTGCTCGGCGACTTCGTCGAGCACGATCTCGACGACGACCACACGCTGGTGCCCGTCGACCGGCCGAAGGGGCACAACCGGGCGGCGATCGTCGCCGGCCTGGTCAGCACCCCGACCGCCCGGCACCCGCAGGGCGTCACCCGGGTCGTGCTGCTCGGCGACCCGACCAAGTCGCTGGGTGCCCTGTCGGAGCCGGAGTGCCGCCGGGTGATCGCCGCACTCGACCTGGCGCAGCGGCTGGGGGTGCCACTGGAGTGGTACGCGCTCTCCGCCGGTGCCCGGATCTCCATGACGTCCGGCACCGAGAACATGGACTGGGTGGCGGCAGCGCTCAAGCGGATCGTCGAGTTCACCCAGGCCGGCGGTGAGATCAACATCGTGGTCGCCGGCATCAACGTCGGCGCGCAGCCGTACTGGAACGCCGAGGCGACGATGCTGATGCACACCAGGGGCATCCTGGTGATGACCCCCGAGTCGGCGATGGTGCTCACCGGCAAGCAGGCGCTGGACTTCTCCGGCGGAGTGTCGGCCGAGGACAACTTCGGCATCGGCGGCTACGACCGGGTGATGGGCCCGAACGGGCAGGCGCAGTACTGGGCGCCCGACCTGGCCGCCGCCCGGGACCTGCTGATGGCGCACTACGACCACACGTACCTGGCGCCGGGTGAGGCGACACCGCGCCGGGCGGCCAGCACCGACCCGGTCGACCGGGACATCCGGGACTTCCCGCACGCGGTGCCGGGCAGCGACTTCAACACCGTCGGCGAGATCTTCTCCGCCGAGGCGAACCCGGACCGGAAGAAGCCGTTCGACATCCGTACGGTGATGCGGGCGCTGGCCGACCAGGACCATCCGGTGCTGGAGCGCTGGGCCGGGATGGCCGACGCGGAGACCGCCGTCGTCCAGGACGTCTACCTCGGCGGCATCCCGGTCTGCCTGCTCGGCATCGAGTCCCGGACGGTGCCCCGGCGCGGCTTCCCGCCCACCGACGGCCCGGACTCCTACACGGCGGGCACGCTCTTCCCGGCGTCGTCCAAGAAGGCCGCCCGGGCGATCAACGCCGCCAGCGGCAACCGGCCGCTGGTGGTGCTGGCGAACCTGTCCGGCTTCGACGGCTCCCCGGAGTCGATGCGCAAGCTGCAACTGGAGTACGGCGCCGAGATCGGCCGGGCGGTCGTCAACTTCCGCGGACCGATCGTGTTCTGCGTGATCTCGCGGTACCACGGCGGCGCGTTCGTGGTCTTCTCCAAAACGCTGAACCCCGGGATGACCGTACTGGCGCTGGAGGGCTCGTTCGCCTCGGTGCTCGGCGGTGCCCCGGCCGCCGCCGCGGTCTTCGCCGGCGACGTCGACGCGCGCACCGCGGCCGACCCCCGGGTACGTGACCTGGAGGCCCGGGTGGCGTCCGCGTCCGGTGCGGACCGCGCGGCGCTGACCGCGGAACTCGACGAGCTGCGCCTGACGGTACGGGCCGAGAAGCTCGGCGAGGTGGCCACGGAGTTCGACCGCGTGCACAACATCCAGCGCGCCGTCGAGGTCGGCTCCGTCGACGCCGTCGTCCGGGCCGCCGAACTCCGCCCCCGGGTGATCGAGGCCATCGAGGCACACCTGCGGCGACCGGCCGGGGCCGGACAGCGCACCGACGACAGCGCGGCACCGGCGCCGGTCGGCTGA
- a CDS encoding DUF6766 family protein — MGRQTVSAERTRAGQATGPEGAARVRRWLRDNGLAVTMFGAFLLFLVLQSVFGWQTHNEELVQAGVRPQSYPGYLGTGHFAEAVFENWESEFLQMGAYVLLTVYLVQRGSAESKTEPAEDRAGDDPARAKSNSPWPVGAGGLLLVLYRNSLSIALFLLFGVSFVLHLLGGTAEHNEQQALESGAPPVTAWEFLGSSDFWFQSMQNWQSEFLAVGTLIVLSVFLRQHGSPESKPVNTPHHETGA, encoded by the coding sequence ATGGGACGACAGACCGTCTCGGCGGAGCGGACCCGCGCCGGGCAGGCGACCGGTCCGGAGGGTGCGGCACGGGTACGTCGTTGGTTGCGCGACAACGGGCTGGCCGTGACGATGTTCGGCGCGTTCCTGCTCTTCCTCGTGTTGCAGAGCGTCTTCGGCTGGCAGACCCACAACGAGGAGCTGGTCCAGGCGGGGGTGCGTCCGCAGAGCTATCCCGGCTATCTCGGCACCGGACACTTCGCCGAGGCGGTCTTCGAGAACTGGGAGTCCGAGTTCCTCCAGATGGGCGCGTACGTGCTGCTCACCGTCTATCTGGTGCAGCGCGGCTCGGCCGAGTCCAAGACCGAGCCGGCCGAGGACCGGGCCGGTGACGACCCGGCCAGGGCGAAGTCGAACTCGCCCTGGCCGGTAGGCGCCGGTGGCCTGCTGCTGGTGCTCTACCGCAACAGCCTCTCCATCGCGCTCTTCCTGCTCTTCGGCGTCTCCTTCGTGCTGCACCTGCTCGGTGGCACCGCCGAGCACAACGAGCAGCAGGCGTTGGAGTCCGGCGCGCCGCCCGTCACCGCCTGGGAGTTCCTGGGCAGCAGCGACTTCTGGTTCCAGTCGATGCAGAACTGGCAGAGCGAGTTCCTCGCCGTCGGCACCCTGATCGTGCTCAGCGTCTTCCTGCGCCAGCACGGGTCGCCGGAGTCGAAGCCGGTGAACACCCCGCACCACGAGACCGGAGCCTGA
- a CDS encoding DUF2188 domain-containing protein, which translates to MAERRQYHVVPETDGWKLEDDSDVVGRYCTKESAIAAGRAAARANRPSRLVVHKYFGRVETEHTYPHGPVTSAG; encoded by the coding sequence ATGGCCGAGCGGAGGCAGTACCACGTCGTCCCGGAGACCGACGGGTGGAAACTGGAAGACGATTCGGACGTCGTGGGGCGTTACTGCACCAAGGAGAGCGCGATCGCCGCCGGCCGGGCGGCGGCCCGGGCGAACCGGCCGAGTCGACTCGTCGTACACAAGTACTTCGGGCGGGTCGAGACGGAACACACCTACCCACACGGCCCGGTCACGTCCGCCGGGTGA
- a CDS encoding DUF3618 domain-containing protein has protein sequence MSTDPGSIRADADRTQDRLGENLNALGDRMNPRSMAHQQAGRARGAWQRLRESVMGRTEHTRQEMSGAMSQARQGAQHARGGMHQAGEMSRAGISSAGHRAQALGQQTRQVSEGHPLAAGLVAFGLGVLASALLPAGPAERRMVGRLRDEVTEHSGALKQQASGMAAQAQQNLREPAQHAVESVRSRAGQHAGEMRDQARSSAEELRGQTRETMGEVRRR, from the coding sequence ATGAGTACGGACCCAGGCTCGATCCGAGCCGACGCCGACCGCACCCAGGATCGTCTGGGTGAGAACCTGAACGCGCTCGGCGACCGGATGAACCCGCGCAGCATGGCGCACCAGCAGGCCGGCAGGGCCCGGGGTGCCTGGCAGCGGCTCCGGGAGTCGGTGATGGGCCGCACCGAGCACACCCGGCAGGAGATGAGCGGGGCGATGTCCCAGGCGCGGCAGGGAGCCCAGCACGCGCGCGGCGGCATGCACCAGGCCGGGGAGATGTCCCGGGCCGGGATCTCCTCGGCCGGCCACCGGGCACAGGCGCTGGGCCAGCAGACCCGGCAGGTGTCGGAGGGGCATCCGCTGGCGGCCGGGCTCGTCGCGTTCGGACTCGGGGTGCTGGCCTCCGCGCTGCTGCCGGCCGGCCCGGCGGAACGGCGGATGGTCGGCCGGCTCCGGGACGAGGTGACCGAGCACTCCGGCGCGCTGAAGCAGCAGGCCAGCGGCATGGCTGCGCAGGCGCAGCAGAACCTGCGGGAACCGGCCCAGCACGCGGTCGAGTCGGTCCGGTCCCGCGCCGGGCAGCACGCGGGCGAGATGCGGGACCAGGCACGCTCGTCGGCGGAGGAGCTGCGGGGACAGACCCGCGAGACGATGGGCGAGGTACGCCGCCGCTGA
- a CDS encoding phage holin family protein, with protein sequence MSVSAGGLGADRERDPARSSIGELLGAVTRDTSTLVRQEIQLAKLELRQEVRTAGRVAGMFGGAALGALMVLLFLSYALWWGLSNVMDQGWAALVVAGVWAVVAAVLVGVARQQSRSLRPLPQTSESIRRMPGAIRDRTQHRSGGQG encoded by the coding sequence GTGAGCGTGTCGGCGGGCGGGCTCGGCGCCGACCGGGAGCGGGATCCCGCCCGTTCCTCGATCGGCGAACTGCTCGGCGCCGTCACCCGCGACACCTCGACCCTGGTCCGGCAGGAGATCCAGCTGGCAAAGCTGGAACTGCGGCAGGAGGTACGCACCGCGGGCCGGGTCGCCGGGATGTTCGGCGGTGCCGCGCTGGGTGCGCTGATGGTGCTGCTGTTCCTCTCGTACGCCCTGTGGTGGGGGTTGTCGAACGTGATGGACCAGGGGTGGGCGGCACTGGTGGTGGCCGGAGTGTGGGCCGTGGTCGCCGCCGTTCTCGTCGGGGTGGCCCGGCAACAGTCGCGCAGTCTCCGGCCACTGCCACAGACGTCGGAGTCGATCCGGCGGATGCCCGGCGCCATCCGGGACCGGACACAGCATCGATCGGGGGGACAGGGATGA
- a CDS encoding NAD(P)H-dependent oxidoreductase, with protein sequence MGTVRALVLCCTLKPSPAPSSAELLGREVLAALADHDVDGELVRVVDHKVKFGISSDEGDGDEWPDIRAKLMAAQILVVATPIWLGQPSSVCKMVLERLDAELSETDEQGRLRTYGNVGAVAVVGNEDGAHHVTAEVLQALDDVGFSIAAAASTYWVGEAMGGTDYRDAGPKPDTTGSATATLARNSAHLAHLLAAHPYPAS encoded by the coding sequence GTGGGAACCGTCCGTGCCCTGGTGCTGTGCTGCACCCTCAAGCCCTCACCCGCTCCGTCCAGTGCGGAACTGCTCGGCCGGGAGGTCCTCGCGGCACTCGCCGACCACGACGTGGACGGTGAACTGGTCCGGGTGGTGGACCACAAGGTGAAGTTCGGTATCTCCTCGGACGAGGGTGACGGTGACGAGTGGCCGGACATCCGTGCCAAGCTGATGGCGGCGCAGATCCTGGTGGTCGCCACCCCGATCTGGTTGGGGCAGCCGTCGAGCGTCTGCAAGATGGTGCTGGAGCGCCTCGACGCGGAGCTCTCCGAGACCGACGAGCAGGGCCGGCTGCGCACGTACGGCAATGTGGGTGCGGTGGCCGTGGTCGGCAACGAGGACGGTGCGCACCACGTCACCGCCGAGGTGCTCCAGGCGCTCGACGACGTCGGGTTCAGCATCGCCGCCGCCGCCTCGACCTACTGGGTCGGTGAGGCGATGGGCGGCACCGACTACCGGGATGCCGGGCCGAAGCCGGACACCACGGGCAGCGCCACCGCAACGCTTGCCCGCAACAGTGCACATCTGGCGCACCTGCTCGCGGCACACCCGTACCCGGCGAGTTGA